Part of the Janibacter endophyticus genome is shown below.
GGGTACACCTAGCTGCATGGGGCTCTCGCTCCTCTTCGGATGGTCCAGCCGGGCGTGCGGACGCACGTCACGACTCTTGCTGTGAACCTATGCCCGAGGCCACGCCCATGGAGGACATATGTGACCACGGCAATACCGGCATCTGGTCACGGGCTCTCACGTCGTGAGACGTTGGGGCCCCGTCAGGCGCGGTGGAAGCCCGCCCGCTCGGCCGCCGCGGCATCGGTGAACCACACGTCGACGGTCGTCTCGTCGTACCAGGGGCTGCCGGGCTCGTGGTACTGCATCCAGGCGCGGTGACCCTTGACCGGGTGGCCGGGCGGCATCGAGCCGTCGGCGAAGGGAGCGGCCGAGCCCCACCCGTAGCCACCATCGACGATCGCCTCACCCTCGTCGATGAGGGACTCGGCCCGACGGGCCTGCTCCTCCTCCTCGTCGTCCCAGTAGGTGTGCTCCTCGGCCGGGACGTCCTCGCCGGGGATCGTGGCGGCCCAAGACGGCGCGGTCGGCTCGGCCTCGCCGCTGCTCCGGGAGATCCGGATCGTCTGCTCGACGTCGTCGCTCGGGGCATGGAGGACGAAGGGGTCCTCCGGCGCCTCCGTCGACGGCTCGGGACTCAGTGGCTCCGGCTCCAGCTCCGTCTCTGGACGGTCAGGCGCGTCGGCGACCGTCTCGCCGGCCACCGGATCGGCGTCGATATACCCGTAGCGCGGAGCGTCAGGGGCGTCGTCGGTGCTCGGCGCGCCGACCGAGGCCGACTGGTCGGCCACCCGGCGGAAGCCACCGGTCGCTCCGTACTCCCTCGGGAGCTCGGTCTGCCGGTCCTCGGGGCGGGAGGTCGCGGGGTCGGCATGCTCGCCGCCCCACGGCTGCCCGAAGGGGTCGAGACCTGCGTCCGGCGCCGGCTGCTTCGCCTTCTCGCGTCTCGTGAGGTAGAGGACGAGGGCGACGACAGCCGCCGGAACCAGCAGGCAGAGGGTACCGACGGCCAGGATGCCGAGCGCTGTGACTTTCACGGGAAGGACCTCCGGGCGGCGCACCAGACACCCGGGTGGGCGTCGCTCCGACTCTATCGGGGTCAGCGAGTCAGCCGGTCGAGCACGGCGAGCAGCAGCGCCTCCCGCAGCGCCGGCGGGGCGATGTCGAGCAGCGCGTTGACCTCGGCCATCCGCCGCGGCACCTCGACGGCACCGTCTCCTCCCGACAGCCCGGCGACCGTGAGCAGGCCGTCGAAGGCGGCGTCGTCGAGCGCAGACGGGTCGATCGCGGTGGCGGCCGCGGCGAGCTGGGGGTCCACCTGGACCGGGCCGGCGGACCGCGCGGCCGTGACCGACGCCGCCAGCGCGTCCATGAGCTCGTCCACCCGCTCGGCGGTGGCGGCGCACAGCGAGAGGTGCAGGGTCGGCCGCTGCCCGGCGAAGGACATCTGCGGCTGGACCAGCCACCCCCGCTCCCCCATCTCGTCGGCGACCGTGAAGACGTCGCACGTCTCGTCGGTCGCGAGCGCGAGCAGCGTCGAGTCGGGGGCGACGACGACCTCGAGCCCCTCGACGCCCTCGACCCTGCGGGCGACGTCGAGCGTGGCCTCGCGGGCGGTGCGGGCCAGCCGCGCGTACCCGTCGAGCCCGATGGCGTGGACGACCGACCATGCTGCCGCGAGCGGGCCGCCGGACTTCGTCGACTGGATCGTCGAGTTGAGCATCGTGTAGCCCGGCCACGCCGCAGAGGCGTAGAGGTGCCCACGACGCAGCCACGGGTCGCGGTGCAGCAGCAGCGAGATCCCCTTCGGGGTGTACGCGTACTTGTGCAGATCGACCGAGATGCTCGTGACCTCCGGGACCGCGAGGTCCCACGGCTCGTCCCGGCCCAGCCAGGGCAGCACCCAGCCACCGATGCACGCGTCGACGTGGCAGCGGATCCCCCTTCGCCCTGCCTCCGTGGCGACCTCGGCGACCGGGTCGACGACCCCGTGGGCGTACGACGGGGCGGACACGACGACGAGCACGGTGTCCTCGGTCATCGCGACCGCCATGGCCGCCGGGTCGGCGCGGCAGGTCACCGGGTCGACCGGCACGAGGTCGATGGCGACGCCGAAGAGGTGGCCCGCCTTGTGCACCGCCGCGTGCACCGTGCTCGGCGCGACGAGCCGGGGTGCGGTGACGTCGGGGCGGCCCTCCCGGGCGGCGAGGACCGCGAGGAGCAGCGACTCGGTGCCGCCGGA
Proteins encoded:
- a CDS encoding pyridoxal phosphate-dependent decarboxylase family protein, whose translation is MTLDPTTASTPDEIRAALATLRADDLPTHGGRTLSYVYDSGIAEADALGREALAAFGATNGLDPTAFPSLARMESDLVGIARDLLHGPPTTVGTATSGGTESLLLAVLAAREGRPDVTAPRLVAPSTVHAAVHKAGHLFGVAIDLVPVDPVTCRADPAAMAVAMTEDTVLVVVSAPSYAHGVVDPVAEVATEAGRRGIRCHVDACIGGWVLPWLGRDEPWDLAVPEVTSISVDLHKYAYTPKGISLLLHRDPWLRRGHLYASAAWPGYTMLNSTIQSTKSGGPLAAAWSVVHAIGLDGYARLARTAREATLDVARRVEGVEGLEVVVAPDSTLLALATDETCDVFTVADEMGERGWLVQPQMSFAGQRPTLHLSLCAATAERVDELMDALAASVTAARSAGPVQVDPQLAAAATAIDPSALDDAAFDGLLTVAGLSGGDGAVEVPRRMAEVNALLDIAPPALREALLLAVLDRLTR
- a CDS encoding sunset domain-containing protein produces the protein MKVTALGILAVGTLCLLVPAAVVALVLYLTRREKAKQPAPDAGLDPFGQPWGGEHADPATSRPEDRQTELPREYGATGGFRRVADQSASVGAPSTDDAPDAPRYGYIDADPVAGETVADAPDRPETELEPEPLSPEPSTEAPEDPFVLHAPSDDVEQTIRISRSSGEAEPTAPSWAATIPGEDVPAEEHTYWDDEEEEQARRAESLIDEGEAIVDGGYGWGSAAPFADGSMPPGHPVKGHRAWMQYHEPGSPWYDETTVDVWFTDAAAAERAGFHRA